The DNA sequence GGTCGCCGGCAGGCAAATCATCGGCATTTTGAAGGCCGGATAACGCTCCCGCTCGCTGTAGAGCCAGTGCAGGGCCTGATAGGCTTTCCAACCGCCGATAATCAACAGACCATCGACGTCGTGCGTCTCCAGGGCGCGTGCAACGGTGTAGAGTTGTTCTGTGGTCGGGGTTTGCCGACTGGCGCCCAACTCCGCGCCGCCCAGCGCCGTCCAACCTTCGACATCACCCCAGGTAAGTTCTTCAATCCGGCCACCGATCAAACCGCCGAAGCTACCGCGCACTCCCAGCATGGTATGGCCGCGATCCCGGCCCAGGCGCACGGCGGCGCGGGCGGCGGTGTTCATGCCCGGCGCCAGTCCGCCGCCATGCAATACCGCGATGCGGCGCGGGCGGTCCACGGGCGTCACGCTGGGCAACGCCTCGGCCATCGCCCGGAAGGTTTTGGTCATTTCGTTGAAACTACCGCCGCGTAGCTCCACAGCCTTGGCGTAATCCTTTTCGGCAATGGTCCGCGCCACTGCGCGGGTTTGCTCGACGCATTGCATCAAGGGTAACCGCCGAACCCGGTTATAACGGACGCCAATGAGTTGCGGTTCACTGTCCGCCGTGGCCGCCAACACTTCCTGAACTGCGGCGTGGCCAACCAGGGTGCTCATCCAGCGGTCATAAGCGCTGGGCGTACCGCCGCGCTGGACATGCCCGAGGATCGTCACGCGGGTATCCTCGCCCAGCCGCTCTTCCAGAACCTGGCGGATATAGTCGGCGCTGATCCGGTTCCCGGCCCGGTCAGTAGCGCCTTCGGCCACCACCACAATACTGTCGCGCCGACCCGCCGCCCGGCCATGGCGCAACATCTCACACATGCGGTCTTCCCAGCCTTCCGCCGGCGGATATTCAGGGATAAGAACGTAGTCAGCGCCGCCGGCAATAGCGCTGGTCAACGCCAGGTAGCCGCAGTGCCGGCCCATCACCTCGACCACGAAACTGCGTTGGTGGCTGGCGGCGGTGCTGGTCAGCGCGTCAATCGCTTCGATGATCCGGTGCAGGGCGGAATCAGCGCCGATAGTCATATCGGTGCCGACCATGTCGTTGTCGATGGAGCCGACCAACCCGGCAATCATCAGCGCGGGATGGGCGCGGGCCGTTGCTTCGTCGATTTCGCCGCCTTGCACTAGTTCCGCCAGCAGTTCCGGCCATTCCTGGCGGAACAGATTGGCACCGGTCAGGCTGCCATCGCCGCCGATGATCACCAGGCGGTCAATACCGCATTGGAGCAGATTACGCGCGGCGCGCCGGCGGCCTTCGCGTTCCCGGAAGGCGGGACAGCGGGCAGTGCCGATGATCGTGCCGCCCCGGTGCAGGATGCTGCCAACGTCATCCCAGGCGAGTTGACGGACGCGATCGCCACCGTCCACCATGCCTTGATAGCCTTCGTAGATAGCGTAAACGGCTGCGCCTTCGTGAATGGCGGCGCGAACCACCGCGCGAACGGCGGCGTTCATGCCTTGGGCGTCGCCGCCACTGGTCAGAACGCCAATGCTGATCTGAGAATGAGACATAGAACAGGGTTTCCCTTGGCTGCTGAATGGATGGAAGATGGATGGAGGTAAGCTTAGCAGCAGTTTTTAAACAGGGGATTAAGGCTCTTCAAGCTCGAATCCTTCTGCCCTTTAGCAAAGAGAGCAGATAAATGCCTTTGCTGCCATCCTCCTCTTTAAAATAAGGAGGGCCGGGGGGATTGAGGCTACAACGATCTGGCAAGACGGAAACCTAGGAAGCTGTTACGAAGCGACGGCCAGTTCCAGTTGCGGTACGCCGAACGCACCCAAGCGGGAGAGTAGAACCAGGAGCCGCCCCGAATCACTTGGACGTCAGTTGTATAATTTATATTGCATATCTGCTCTTGTCCCGCATAAGGATTTTGCCAGAGTGAGCAAGTCCATTCCCAGACATTACCCAGCATGTCATACAAATCCCACCGGTTGGCCGTAAACAAACCGACCGGAGCCGTATAGGTATAACCATCATTACATTCATGGATCGTCCAGTCTGGATAGGTCTGCTGGAACGTCCAATCCGCCACATTGGCGTAGCTACAGGCTAAATCCGGATTCTCTCCCCAATAGCGTGCGGTCGTTGTTCCCGCTCGCGCCGCGTATTCCC is a window from the Gammaproteobacteria bacterium genome containing:
- a CDS encoding 6-phosphofructokinase, producing the protein MSHSQISIGVLTSGGDAQGMNAAVRAVVRAAIHEGAAVYAIYEGYQGMVDGGDRVRQLAWDDVGSILHRGGTIIGTARCPAFREREGRRRAARNLLQCGIDRLVIIGGDGSLTGANLFRQEWPELLAELVQGGEIDEATARAHPALMIAGLVGSIDNDMVGTDMTIGADSALHRIIEAIDALTSTAASHQRSFVVEVMGRHCGYLALTSAIAGGADYVLIPEYPPAEGWEDRMCEMLRHGRAAGRRDSIVVVAEGATDRAGNRISADYIRQVLEERLGEDTRVTILGHVQRGGTPSAYDRWMSTLVGHAAVQEVLAATADSEPQLIGVRYNRVRRLPLMQCVEQTRAVARTIAEKDYAKAVELRGGSFNEMTKTFRAMAEALPSVTPVDRPRRIAVLHGGGLAPGMNTAARAAVRLGRDRGHTMLGVRGSFGGLIGGRIEELTWGDVEGWTALGGAELGASRQTPTTEQLYTVARALETHDVDGLLIIGGWKAYQALHWLYSERERYPAFKMPMICLPATIDNNLPGSDLSVGADTALNVIVEALDRIKQSAMAARRCFVVEVMGRHCGYLALMSGMASGAERIYLPEEGITLKDLQADVERMVDSFGKGRRFYLTIRNEYANDQYTTDFLARLFEEEGSHLFDVRQAVLGHVQQGGNPSPFDRILATRLAAHCIDFLTGELGRGGAAGAFVGLAEGKLTTFPIKQMPDMVDIANRRPLEQWWLELRSVLQALAQP